One window of candidate division KSB1 bacterium genomic DNA carries:
- a CDS encoding PorV/PorQ family protein, translated as MKAPSGFVGRFVLGWGLVLLLVPRAFGVNKVATTAAQFLKIGVGARAVGMGGAFVAVANDATALYWNPGGIARLPRNELVVLHTSWLADVSYDFAGLTLNLGNFGTVGASLAALNMGEMEVRTEQKPEGTGELFDAGDFVAALSWGRSLTDRFSIGFNFKYIHQSIWRMSASGFAFDIGTLFTTQFHDMRIGMSISNFGTEMQMRGQNARRYYDINPEAYGSNDRIPVYLETERWPLPLLFRVGIAMDLVRGSSHRLTAAVDAVHPNDNVEHVNLGAEYTWLDMVSLRVGFNSVFDAQSEQGLTAGGGIRYPLSGQAGLRVDYAYADFGRFSGVHRFSLALEF; from the coding sequence ATGAAAGCGCCGAGTGGTTTCGTGGGCCGATTTGTCTTGGGATGGGGGCTGGTGTTGCTTTTGGTGCCGCGGGCCTTCGGGGTCAATAAGGTGGCCACCACCGCAGCGCAGTTCCTGAAGATCGGCGTCGGGGCCCGTGCCGTCGGGATGGGCGGGGCCTTTGTTGCGGTGGCCAACGACGCCACAGCCCTCTACTGGAATCCGGGAGGAATCGCTCGCCTTCCCCGCAATGAGCTGGTGGTGCTCCACACGTCCTGGCTGGCGGACGTCTCGTACGACTTCGCGGGTCTCACCCTGAATCTCGGCAATTTCGGTACCGTTGGTGCCAGCCTTGCCGCGCTCAACATGGGGGAGATGGAAGTGCGCACCGAGCAGAAGCCGGAGGGGACGGGTGAGCTGTTCGACGCGGGGGATTTCGTGGCCGCCCTGAGCTGGGGTCGGAGTCTGACCGATCGCTTCTCCATCGGCTTCAACTTCAAGTACATCCACCAGAGCATCTGGCGAATGAGCGCTTCTGGGTTTGCCTTCGATATCGGTACCCTCTTCACGACCCAGTTCCACGACATGAGAATCGGAATGTCGATTTCCAATTTCGGCACCGAGATGCAGATGCGGGGTCAGAATGCGCGCCGGTACTACGATATCAATCCGGAGGCCTACGGGAGCAATGACCGCATCCCCGTGTACCTTGAGACCGAACGATGGCCCCTGCCCCTCCTGTTCCGGGTTGGGATCGCCATGGACTTGGTTCGGGGCAGCAGCCATCGCCTGACGGCTGCCGTGGATGCCGTCCATCCGAACGACAACGTGGAGCACGTGAACCTGGGAGCCGAATACACCTGGCTCGACATGGTCAGCCTCCGCGTGGGCTTCAATTCCGTGTTCGACGCGCAGAGCGAGCAGGGACTGACAGCGGGAGGCGGCATCCGCTACCCCTTGAGCGGGCAAGCTGGTCTGCGGGTAGACTACGCCTACGCCGATTTCGGGAGATTTTCGGGCGTGCATCGTTTTTCGCTGGCACTGGAATTCTGA
- a CDS encoding TonB-dependent receptor, giving the protein MRRILLTMILLVIAGSAGAGTTGKISGRVTDAETGEPLPGVNIIVEGTTLGAATDIHGEYVILNVPPGTYSVVASMIGYQKVRQVQVRVRVDLTTRLDFQLQQTVVDLGRTVEVVAERPLVQPDITSSRAILSSEQIQAMPVENFQQVISLQAGVVQGAGGELHIRGGRAGEIVYMIDGISVTDPYGSSMAISVENSAIQEIELVSGTFNAEYGQAMSGVVNIITKEGTEHLTGSLRGYVGDWVSTHDDIFYNIGKVTPQAVKDVQANLSGPLPVIGKGSTFFLDARYLDSEGWLWGLRRYTPQDSNDFSNPDSTLWHIEETGDRKPVPMNPYRKFSGMIKLAHSFSPNLKLTLTGMMDDRWSKPYWHKYKLNPDGVPNYYGRGYTGIVTWTHQLSPRTFYTLKYSYFYTRNRSYVYENPYDPRYVSPNRFNACSGYRFYAGGVYMGHTYRSTTTHGLRFDITSQVTKHHQLKAGVEYRRNRLWYESFTILVDERSNWKPVVPFPWVPGFESSPNYDAYVHHPRDMATYIQDKIELKDFIVNVGLRYERFWPDGRFPKDPRDPDVYNPIRPSHQYKNWDPSLPPDQLIPYTLAERKAFWFRSSRPKDQISPRIGVAYPISDRGVIHFSYGHFLEIPEYAYLYTNPDFEVGLGLSTTMGNPDLEPQRTVSYEFGLQQQLGEDIGLDVTAYYKDIRNWLGTEIHETYIAGNRYALYVNRDYANVRGIVLSLEKRHRNWVSANIDYTYGVAEGSASDPTAAFYDEANGLEPEKQFVPLDWDQTHTLNAVVTIGRLPHWSLSVVASYGSGLPYTPEYRGYRLAFENSERKPVRFNLDLRMQRTFRVRGLRFAVFANIYNLLDRLNEDFVYTDTGRASYSLIPRYTGKVYGPNTLQEYLVRPDFYSEPRQIKVGFEIGF; this is encoded by the coding sequence ATGAGGCGGATATTACTGACCATGATCCTCTTGGTCATCGCCGGGAGCGCAGGCGCCGGCACCACGGGGAAAATCTCCGGGCGGGTAACCGATGCCGAGACCGGGGAACCCCTGCCGGGAGTCAACATCATTGTCGAGGGCACGACGCTGGGTGCCGCCACGGATATCCATGGGGAATACGTGATCCTCAACGTGCCGCCTGGAACGTACTCCGTCGTTGCCTCTATGATCGGCTATCAGAAGGTGCGGCAGGTCCAGGTGCGTGTGCGCGTCGACCTGACCACGCGTCTGGACTTCCAGCTGCAGCAGACAGTAGTGGACCTCGGGCGCACCGTGGAGGTGGTGGCGGAGCGTCCCCTCGTGCAACCCGACATCACCTCAAGTCGCGCGATCCTGAGCAGCGAGCAGATCCAGGCGATGCCCGTGGAGAACTTCCAGCAGGTGATCTCCTTGCAGGCCGGTGTCGTCCAGGGCGCCGGCGGAGAGCTGCACATTCGCGGAGGACGGGCGGGCGAAATCGTGTACATGATTGATGGCATCAGTGTGACGGACCCGTACGGCTCTTCCATGGCGATCTCCGTCGAGAACAGCGCCATCCAGGAGATCGAGCTGGTGAGCGGAACGTTCAACGCCGAGTACGGGCAGGCGATGTCCGGCGTGGTGAACATCATCACCAAGGAGGGAACCGAGCATCTCACCGGAAGCTTGCGGGGCTACGTCGGGGACTGGGTGAGCACGCACGACGACATTTTCTACAACATCGGCAAGGTTACCCCGCAGGCGGTGAAGGATGTGCAGGCCAACCTAAGTGGGCCTCTTCCCGTGATCGGGAAAGGCTCGACGTTTTTCCTCGACGCCCGCTACCTGGACAGCGAAGGCTGGCTCTGGGGATTGCGCCGTTACACACCGCAAGACTCGAACGACTTCTCCAACCCGGACTCCACCCTCTGGCACATCGAGGAGACGGGGGATCGAAAACCGGTGCCGATGAACCCGTACCGGAAATTCAGCGGCATGATCAAGCTGGCGCACTCCTTCAGCCCCAATCTTAAGCTGACCCTGACGGGCATGATGGATGATCGGTGGTCCAAACCCTACTGGCACAAGTACAAGCTGAATCCCGATGGCGTGCCGAATTACTACGGACGGGGCTACACGGGCATCGTCACCTGGACCCACCAGCTGAGTCCTCGTACGTTCTACACGCTGAAGTACTCGTACTTTTACACCCGGAACCGTTCGTATGTGTACGAGAACCCCTATGACCCGCGCTACGTGAGTCCCAACCGTTTCAACGCTTGCTCCGGGTACCGCTTCTACGCGGGCGGCGTGTACATGGGGCACACGTACCGGAGCACCACAACGCACGGCCTGCGCTTCGACATCACCAGCCAGGTCACCAAGCATCATCAGCTCAAAGCCGGGGTCGAGTATCGCCGGAACCGGCTGTGGTACGAAAGCTTCACCATATTGGTCGACGAGCGCTCGAACTGGAAGCCGGTCGTTCCTTTCCCCTGGGTGCCCGGATTTGAGAGCTCGCCGAATTACGACGCCTACGTCCACCACCCTCGCGACATGGCGACCTACATCCAGGACAAGATCGAGTTGAAGGACTTCATCGTCAACGTCGGTTTGCGCTACGAGCGGTTCTGGCCGGACGGACGCTTCCCCAAGGACCCCCGCGACCCGGACGTGTACAATCCCATCCGTCCTTCCCACCAGTACAAGAACTGGGATCCGAGCTTGCCTCCCGATCAGCTGATCCCCTACACCCTGGCGGAGAGGAAGGCGTTCTGGTTCCGCTCCAGCCGGCCGAAGGACCAGATCAGCCCCCGCATCGGCGTAGCCTATCCCATCAGCGACCGCGGGGTAATCCACTTCTCCTACGGCCACTTCCTGGAGATCCCGGAGTACGCGTACCTGTACACGAACCCGGATTTCGAAGTAGGACTCGGGCTGAGCACCACGATGGGTAACCCGGATTTGGAGCCGCAGCGGACGGTGAGCTACGAGTTCGGACTCCAGCAGCAACTGGGAGAGGACATCGGCCTTGATGTGACGGCTTACTACAAGGACATCCGGAACTGGCTTGGCACGGAGATCCACGAGACCTACATCGCGGGGAACCGATACGCGCTATACGTCAATCGGGACTACGCCAATGTCCGGGGGATCGTGCTCTCCCTGGAGAAGAGGCATCGCAACTGGGTCTCGGCGAACATCGACTACACGTACGGCGTGGCCGAGGGAAGCGCCTCGGACCCCACGGCCGCCTTTTACGACGAAGCCAATGGCCTCGAACCGGAGAAGCAATTTGTGCCTCTCGATTGGGATCAGACCCACACCCTCAATGCCGTGGTGACCATCGGGCGCCTGCCGCATTGGAGCCTCAGCGTGGTGGCCAGCTACGGGAGCGGGCTGCCCTACACGCCGGAGTACCGCGGGTACCGATTGGCCTTTGAGAACAGCGAGCGCAAACCCGTCCGCTTCAACCTGGATCTGCGGATGCAGAGAACCTTTCGGGTCCGGGGTCTACGCTTTGCCGTGTTCGCCAATATCTACAACCTGCTCGATCGCCTGAACGAGGACTTTGTGTACACGGATACCGGGAGGGCGAGCTACAGTCTGATCCCACGCTACACCGGCAAGGTTTACGGCCCCAACACCCTTCAGGAGTACCTCGTGCGGCCCGACTTTTATTCCGAGCCGCGCCAGATCAAAGTTGGATTTGAGATCGGCTTCTGA